Proteins encoded in a region of the Anguilla anguilla isolate fAngAng1 chromosome 10, fAngAng1.pri, whole genome shotgun sequence genome:
- the c7a gene encoding complement component C7: MKGWGKVTLAYLLLLPSLLLEVCCAEPVQCQWGAYGDWSECDGCTKTQRRTRPIVTYAQFGGAPCSGESTQTQGCTPKRGCPLDEGCGDRFQCSSGKCISMALVCNGDQDCEEDALDEQGCEGSLCDIQRVPPNVELTGKGFDAVTGKLRGGVINTKSFGGQCRKVFSGDNRYFYRLPQSLVGYNFQVKIENDFSDEFYDSSWSYVKHVEQRANSNEGHHYKTFHQEATKKKTHRLLIVKNDVEVAQFQNAPPAYLPLSEEFWKALSALPAVYDYPAYRSLIERYGTHFLSEGTLGGKYQAMLGIDVKEDSQSSSSYEDYHRCVTRRYSFLFISWSKTECRSFVNSVQRASGSNSRKIPVGTDIVGGDPAYIAGLSYVDLDNPAGNKDMYTKWAGSVKSFPTVIQPKLRPLHELVKEVPCAALKRLHLKRATEEYQTEEHPCRCRPCRNNGLPVLSGTTCTCVCKLGTSGPACESGTALDEQPGVIHGKWTCWSAWSSCHQGQRSRTRTCSNPYPSGGGRHCNGESEERKACEDEDLEHLRTMEPHCFDSSLSPPKSCKTPPPLVNGIIVDPKDTYPVGTRVVYSCVGGFHITGDPTVECLDDLTWRRHTMECRSTVCMAPLLLDDVTGSPWKLTYQIGETITLSCPPGRVQEGASEIQCDSSLNWSPQPKSIKCSMLPTKVPDRAVECEPWMKAEKGRCVCKLPYECSLSLDVCATDAEKGRTLRLSFCKMQALICLGQRYVLAENSACQWPSRETASCSSCQPGETCAGETGRCRCKEPTECTEPGALLCVQSGEGAVAVTMSECETGLRRCKGEKVSVVGVTPCQV, from the exons ATGAAG GGTTGGGGCAAAGTCACCCTGGCATATCTGCTGCTACTCCCGTCTCTACTGCTAGAAGTTTG CTGTGCTGAGCCGGTGCAGTGCCAGTGGGGCGCCTATGGGGACTGGTCCGAATGTGATGGgtgcacaaaaacacag AGGCGGACTCGACCCATTGTCACATACGCTCAGTTTGGGGGCGCTCCCTGTTCAGGGGAGTCCACGCAGACGCAAGGGTGTACCCCAAAAAGAGGCTGTCCTCTGGATGAAGGGTGTGGAGACAGGTTCCAGTGTTCCTCAG ggaaGTGTATCAGCATGGCGTTGGTCTGTAATGGAGATCAGGACTGTGAGGAAGACGCGCTTGATGAGCAGGGCTGTGAAGGGTCCCTGTGTGACATCCAGCGAGTACCACCCAATGTAGAGCTCACCGGCAAAGg ATTCGACGCGGTGACGGGGAAACTACGAGGCGGAGTCATCAACACCAAGAGCTTTGGGGGACAGTGCCGAAAGGTGTTCAGCGGTGACAACAGATACTTCTACAGGCTACCGCAGAGCCTTGTCGGCTACAACTTCCAG GTGAAGATCGAAAATGATTTCAGCGACGAGTTCTACGACAGCTCCTGGTCGTACGTGAAGCATGTAGAGCAAAGAGCAAATTCGAATGAGGGACACCATTATAAGACCTTTCACCAAGAAGCGACCAAAAAAAAG ACCCACAGGTTGCTGATAGTGAAGAATGACGTGGAGGTGGCACAGTTCCAGAACGCGCCGCCAGCGTACCTCCCGCTGTCTGAGGAGTTCTGGAAGGCTCTGTCCGCCCTCCCAGCGGTGTACGACTATCCGGCCTACCGGAGCCTCATCGAGAGGTACGGGACCCACTTCCTGTCCGAGGGAACCCTCGGGGGGAAGTACCAAGCCATGCTGGGAATTGATGTGAAGGAGGACAGCCAATCAA GCTCCAGTTATGAAGATTACCACAGGTGTGTGACAAGAAGGTACAGCTTTCTGTTCATCTCGTGGTCGAAGACCGAGTGCAGATCGTTCGTCAACAGTGTCCAGCGGGCCAGTG GGTCCAACAGCAGAAAGATTCCTGTGGGCACGGACATCGTCGGCGGAGACCCCGCCTACATCGCCGGGCTGTCATACGTGGACCTGGACAACCCCGCCGGCAACAAGGACATGTACACaaagtgggcggggtcagtgaAGTCCTTCCCCACTGTCATCCAGCCCAAG CTGAGACCCCTGCACGAGCTGGTGAAGGAAGTGCCGTGCGCCGCACTGAAGAGGCTCCACCTGAAGAGGGCGACAGAGGAGTACCAGACGGAGGAGCACCCCTGTCGCTGCCGGCCCTGCCGAAACAACGGCCTGCCCGTGCTGAGCGGGACCACCTGCACCTGCGTCTGCAAGCTGGGCACCTCCGGGCCCGCCTGCGAGAGCGGGACTGCCCTGGATGAGCAGCCAg GGGTCATCCATGGAAAGTGGACCTGCTGGTCAGCATGGTCTTCCTGTCaccaaggtcaaaggtcaaggacGCGAACCTGCAGCAACCCGTACCCCAGCGGAGGGGGGCGGCACTGCAATGGGGAGTCTGAGGAACGCAAAGCCTGCGAGGATGAGGACCTGGAACACCTGCG CACTATGGAGCCACACTGCTTCGATTCCTCCCTTTCACCCCCCAAGTCCTGCAAGACTCCGCCTCCCCTAGTGAACGGAATCATCGTG GACCCCAAAGACACGTACCCGGTGGGCACCCGGGTGGTGTACTCCTGCGTGGGGGGGTTCCACATCACCGGGGACCCCACAGTGGAGTGCCTGGACGACCTGACCTGGAGGAGACACACCATGGAGTGCAGGA GCACAGTATGTATGGCCCCACTCCTCCTTGATGATGTCACGGGCTCCCCCTGGAAGCTGACCTATCAGATTGGAGAGACCATCACATTGTCCTGCCCACCAGGAAGAGTGCAAGAGGGGGCATCTGAGATCCAGTGTGACTCCAGTCTGAACTGGTCGCCCCAGCCAAAGAGCATCAAATGCAGCATGT TGCCGACAAAAGTCCCAGACAGAGCTGTGGAATGTGAGCCGTGGATGAAGGCAGAGAAGGGCCGCTGCGTCTGCAAACTACCTTATGAATGCAG CTTGTCTCTGGACGTATGTGCCACTGATGCGGAGAAAGGCCGGACGCTCAGGCTGAGCTTCTGTAAGATGCAAGCCCTCATCTGCCTGGGTCAGCGCTACGTCCTGGCCGAGAACAGCGCCTGCCAGTGGCCGAGCCGTGAAACTGCGTCTTGCTCCTCGTGCCAGCCGGGGGAGACGTGTGCCG GTGAGACGGGCAGGTGCCGCTGCAAGGAGCCCACGGAATGCACGGAACCCGGGGCCCTCCTGTGCGTCCAATCCGGAGAGGGCGCCGTTGCCGTGACGATGTCGGAATGCGAGACGGGACTCAGGAGATGCAAGGGGGAGAAAGTGTCTGTTGTTGGCGTGACACCCTGTCAAGTGTAA